Genomic window (Streptomyces sp. NBC_00078):
GAGAAGCCGGCGATCAGGCCGTGCAGCATGCCGACCAGCGGGCGGGTGGCGCGCTGGAACTCGACCATCTCGCGGGAGAGTTCGTAGATGCGGCGGGAGACCTCCGGCTCGCCTCGGAACACTTCGGTCTCGATCTCGTCGATGTCGTTCTGGACACCGGAGACGACCGGCGCGTAACCGTCGACGACCGCGTCGAGAATGGCGTAGAGGACCGCCTCCGGGCCCAGCTTCAGCAGCTCGGGCGTCTCCTCCATGCGGTGGCGGACCGCCGAGAGGTCGGGGGCGGCGCCGTGGCGGACCGTGATGACGAAGTCCGGCCCCACGAACACGTGCAGCTCGCCGAAGTCGACCTCCTCCGGGGCGTCCAGGTAGCGGGCCGCTCGCAGGACGACGAACAGCGTGTCGCCGTAGCGCTCCAGTTTCGGACGCTGGTGGGCCTCCATCGCGTCCTCGACCGCCAGCGGGTGCAGGTCGAACTCGGCCGCCAGGGAAAGGAGTTCGGACTCGGTGGGGCGGGCCAGGCCGATCCATGCCATGCCGGACGGCTGGTCGCGCAGTTCACGGAAGGTCTCGGCGAGGGTGTCCGGGGCGGAGACGCGGACGCCGTCCCGGTACAGCGCCGCCTGGACGACACTGGCGACGTCCGGCGGCTCCGCGGGCACCGGGCCGGCGGACGGCGGGGTTTCGGGCGCCGGCGGCTGCGGTGGGGTCAGCGCACGGCGCCAGGCGGATTTCCGCCCGTTCCTGGAGTCCGGACGGGCGCGTCGCTCGGACATGCGGCTGCCTCCCGGGGTCGAACCTGTGATCGGCGTGATCGTGTGATCACGGGCAGGATATACGGGGCAAACAATGCCTGGGCGGCCCGCGCGTCCGGGAATCGGTGAGAGTTGCGGACAGTCCTTGTCCGCATGCCCGGATAGCGTGCGGGACATGACGAAGACGACAGCGACG
Coding sequences:
- a CDS encoding magnesium and cobalt transport protein CorA encodes the protein MSERRARPDSRNGRKSAWRRALTPPQPPAPETPPSAGPVPAEPPDVASVVQAALYRDGVRVSAPDTLAETFRELRDQPSGMAWIGLARPTESELLSLAAEFDLHPLAVEDAMEAHQRPKLERYGDTLFVVLRAARYLDAPEEVDFGELHVFVGPDFVITVRHGAAPDLSAVRHRMEETPELLKLGPEAVLYAILDAVVDGYAPVVSGVQNDIDEIETEVFRGEPEVSRRIYELSREMVEFQRATRPLVGMLHGLIAGFSKYGTDDELQRYLRDVADHVTHTSERVDGFRQALADILTVNATLVTQQQNAEMRALAEAGFEQNEEVKRISSWAAILFAPTLVGTIYGMNFDRMPELHWALGYPFAIALMAIVCTSLYVIFKRRDWL